One stretch of Xanthomonas sp. DAR 35659 DNA includes these proteins:
- a CDS encoding histone deacetylase family protein, with amino-acid sequence MLIYTHPACLGHAPGPEHPERPERLQSVTDALRAAFPALEWREAPLAKLGDLARVHDRELIDTVLADIDGRRMLDVDTVIAPGSRAAALRAAGAGVAAVDAVMHGESDTAFCAVRPPGHHATAGTAMGFCLFNNVAVAAAHARDSHGLERIAIVDFDVHHGNGTQAIFERDPHVQYLSTHQSGLFPNSGGVHDRGVGNLHNALLPPGSGGFRFRNTWADQMLPLLDAFKPQLLLVSAGFDAHMRDPLADLMLDAEDFAWLTAELRALAERHARGRVVSLLEGGYDLQALGECSVAHVDALR; translated from the coding sequence ATGCTGATCTACACCCATCCCGCGTGCCTGGGCCATGCCCCGGGACCCGAGCATCCGGAACGGCCGGAACGGCTGCAATCGGTCACCGACGCGCTGCGCGCGGCCTTCCCCGCGCTGGAATGGCGCGAGGCGCCGCTGGCCAAGCTCGGCGACCTGGCCCGGGTCCACGACCGCGAGCTGATCGACACGGTCCTGGCCGACATCGACGGCCGGCGCATGCTCGACGTGGACACGGTGATCGCGCCGGGCTCGCGGGCCGCGGCGCTGCGCGCGGCCGGCGCCGGCGTGGCCGCGGTGGACGCGGTGATGCACGGCGAGAGCGACACCGCCTTCTGCGCCGTGCGCCCGCCCGGGCACCACGCCACCGCCGGCACCGCGATGGGCTTCTGCCTGTTCAACAACGTCGCCGTGGCCGCCGCCCATGCCCGCGACAGCCACGGCCTGGAGCGCATCGCCATCGTCGATTTCGATGTGCATCACGGCAACGGCACGCAGGCGATCTTCGAGCGCGATCCGCATGTGCAGTATCTCAGTACCCACCAGTCCGGGCTATTCCCGAACTCGGGCGGGGTCCACGACCGCGGCGTGGGCAACCTGCACAACGCGCTGCTGCCGCCGGGCAGCGGCGGCTTCCGCTTCCGCAACACCTGGGCCGACCAGATGCTGCCGCTGCTGGACGCCTTCAAGCCGCAACTGCTGCTGGTCTCGGCCGGCTTCGACGCGCACATGCGCGACCCGCTGGCCGACCTGATGCTGGACGCCGAGGACTTCGCCTGGCTCACCGCGGAACTGCGCGCGCTGGCCGAACGGCACGCGCGCGGCCGCGTGGTGTCGCTGCTGGAAGGCGGCTACGACCTGCAGGCGCTGGGCGAATGCAGCGTGGCCCACGTCGACGCCCTGCGCTGA
- a CDS encoding UbiH/UbiF family hydroxylase: MSRRGVLDVVVVGGGVVGAACALALAAEGLAVALVEGREPSRWSAAEPDLRVYAFAPDNAALLQALGVWPQVLARRAQAYRRMRVWDAGGGGELEFDADALGRDQLGWIVEHALLVEQLWAALPAAGVQLHCPARVEAVEMAEERVRLRLDDGSRLDARLAIAADGADSTLRGLAGLDAPAHDYGQRGVVAFVQSEQPHQDTAWQRFLPGGPLAFLPFADGRSSIVWTLPEAEAARVLTLDDAAFGAELTQAFGARLGAVRALSPRVGFPLRRQLVEDYHRGRLLVLGDAAHVVHPLAGQGVNLGLRDVAALAAQVRQAQARRVDWSASHRLARWARGRRSDNTFAAYGFDAINRLFSNDDMPLTLLRGPLLGLAGKLPMLMHGFWKRASGV; the protein is encoded by the coding sequence ATGAGCCGGCGCGGCGTGCTAGACGTGGTGGTGGTCGGCGGCGGCGTGGTCGGCGCCGCCTGCGCGTTGGCGCTGGCCGCCGAAGGCCTGGCGGTGGCGCTGGTCGAGGGCCGCGAGCCGTCGCGCTGGTCGGCGGCCGAGCCGGACTTGCGGGTGTACGCGTTCGCCCCGGACAACGCCGCGCTGCTGCAGGCGCTGGGCGTGTGGCCGCAGGTGCTGGCGCGGCGCGCGCAGGCCTATCGGCGCATGCGCGTGTGGGACGCCGGTGGCGGCGGCGAACTGGAGTTCGATGCCGACGCGCTGGGGCGCGACCAGTTGGGCTGGATCGTCGAGCATGCGTTGCTGGTCGAACAACTGTGGGCGGCGCTGCCGGCGGCCGGGGTGCAGTTGCACTGTCCGGCGCGGGTGGAGGCGGTGGAGATGGCCGAGGAACGCGTCCGCCTGCGCCTGGACGACGGCAGCCGCCTGGACGCGCGCCTGGCGATCGCCGCCGACGGCGCCGACTCCACCCTGCGCGGCCTGGCCGGGCTGGACGCGCCGGCGCACGACTACGGCCAGCGCGGCGTGGTCGCCTTCGTGCAGAGCGAGCAGCCGCACCAGGACACCGCCTGGCAGCGCTTCCTGCCCGGCGGGCCGCTGGCGTTCCTGCCGTTCGCCGACGGCCGCAGCTCGATCGTGTGGACGCTGCCCGAGGCCGAGGCGGCGCGGGTGCTGACCCTGGACGACGCCGCGTTCGGCGCCGAGCTGACCCAGGCCTTCGGCGCGCGCCTGGGCGCGGTGCGCGCACTGTCGCCGCGGGTCGGCTTTCCGCTGCGCCGGCAACTGGTGGAGGACTATCACCGCGGCCGCCTGCTGGTGCTGGGCGACGCCGCGCACGTGGTGCATCCGCTGGCCGGGCAGGGCGTCAACCTGGGCCTGCGCGACGTCGCCGCGCTGGCCGCGCAGGTGCGCCAGGCGCAAGCGCGGCGGGTCGATTGGTCGGCGTCGCACCGGCTGGCACGCTGGGCGCGCGGACGGCGCAGCGACAACACCTTCGCCGCCTACGGCTTCGATGCGATCAATCGCCTGTTCTCCAACGACGACATGCCCCTGACCCTACTGCGCGGCCCATTGCTGGGCCTGGCCGGCAAACTCCCGATGCTGATGCACGGGTTCTGGAAGCGCGCCTCCGGCGTGTGA
- the comJ gene encoding competence protein ComJ yields MQTATQTVDLLISHSQLQLRARGFDEAACRWGPRNLQQGAILHRDYVVFDPLPEDAFGAQVHVTLAAAFASDPCAQRRMQVPFRVRAGDVVQVASAAEAFEVTLALQACDYALYYEICEGDEVYYRFTLVPAAQPVAARYLLDDPWGGTQDAPLLEGAL; encoded by the coding sequence ATGCAAACCGCAACGCAAACCGTGGACCTGCTGATCTCGCACAGCCAACTACAGCTGCGTGCGCGCGGCTTCGACGAGGCCGCCTGCCGCTGGGGGCCTCGGAATCTGCAGCAGGGCGCGATCCTGCACCGCGACTACGTGGTGTTCGATCCGCTGCCCGAGGACGCGTTCGGTGCGCAGGTGCACGTGACGCTGGCTGCGGCATTCGCATCCGATCCGTGCGCGCAGCGGCGCATGCAGGTGCCATTCCGGGTGCGCGCGGGCGACGTTGTGCAGGTCGCGTCAGCGGCCGAGGCGTTCGAGGTGACCCTGGCGCTGCAGGCCTGCGACTACGCGCTGTACTACGAGATCTGCGAAGGCGACGAGGTGTATTACCGGTTCACCCTGGTGCCGGCGGCGCAGCCGGTGGCGGCGCGCTATCTGTTGGACGATCCCTGGGGCGGGACGCAGGATGCGCCATTGCTGGAAGGGGCGCTGTAG
- a CDS encoding cob(I)yrinic acid a,c-diamide adenosyltransferase, producing the protein MGNRLSKIYTRTGDDGSTGLGDGNRVGKDSARVAAYGTVDEANSAIGVILACPLTEDVRTLLTAIQHQLFDLGGELCIPGHAAIHDADIDALERHLDRYNDTLPALKDFILPAGGEAAARCHLARTIVRRAERETVALSRQDAVRPEAVRYLNRLSDLLFVLARVLARADGHGEVLWRHERRQA; encoded by the coding sequence ATGGGCAACCGCCTCTCCAAGATCTACACCCGCACCGGCGACGACGGCAGCACCGGGCTGGGCGACGGCAACCGGGTCGGCAAGGACTCCGCGCGGGTGGCCGCCTACGGCACCGTGGACGAGGCCAACTCGGCGATCGGCGTGATCCTGGCCTGTCCGCTGACCGAGGACGTGCGCACCCTGCTGACCGCGATCCAGCACCAGTTGTTCGACCTCGGCGGCGAACTGTGCATTCCCGGCCATGCGGCGATCCACGATGCCGACATCGACGCACTTGAGCGGCATCTGGACCGCTACAACGACACCCTGCCGGCACTGAAGGACTTCATCCTGCCGGCCGGCGGCGAGGCCGCGGCACGCTGCCACCTGGCCCGCACCATCGTGCGCCGCGCCGAGCGCGAGACCGTGGCGCTGTCGCGCCAGGACGCGGTGCGGCCGGAAGCGGTGCGCTATCTCAACCGCCTGTCCGACCTGCTGTTCGTGCTGGCGCGGGTGCTGGCGCGGGCCGACGGCCACGGCGAAGTGCTGTGGCGCCACGAACGCCGCCAGGCCTGA
- a CDS encoding EF-hand domain-containing protein, with the protein MQHRLSFLAAGLLAAALAPAAAQNLQATSSAVTEPLRDVPALVQAQPLSSGEVTHQVRLEVPQGAAPVTVRTIQPDRVAGNYRIDFDAMDSDHDGYISRSEAQANPSLADEFDALDTNRSGRLSRAQLAGWL; encoded by the coding sequence ATGCAGCACCGTTTGTCCTTCCTCGCCGCCGGCCTGCTCGCCGCCGCCCTGGCCCCGGCCGCCGCGCAGAACCTGCAGGCCACCTCCAGCGCGGTCACCGAGCCGCTGCGCGACGTGCCCGCGCTGGTGCAGGCGCAGCCGCTGAGCAGCGGCGAGGTGACCCATCAGGTACGACTGGAGGTACCGCAGGGCGCCGCGCCGGTCACCGTGCGCACCATCCAGCCCGACCGCGTCGCCGGCAACTACCGCATCGACTTCGATGCGATGGACAGCGATCACGACGGCTACATCAGCCGCAGCGAGGCGCAGGCCAACCCGTCGCTGGCCGACGAATTCGATGCGCTGGACACGAATCGCAGCGGGCGCCTCAGCCGCGCGCAACTGGCCGGCTGGCTGTAG
- the ubiH gene encoding 2-octaprenyl-6-methoxyphenyl hydroxylase, giving the protein MSKRHDVVIVGGGLVGASLAIALDRLGVDVGLVEAAPPGALPPVFDQRNLSFAAATVNALRALGVMQRLRAPTGPIRRIHVSREGDFGRVRLDAADYGREAFGQVVVARDFGEALEAGLAAAAHVRRYRPAQFLGLEAGDDASSRRLRIALDGATEVLQARLLVGADGSASAVREALGIAAERHDFQQTLFVARVRGSRQPDGSAYERFRDEGPTALLPRGDRHYGAIHAVAAEQADAVAVLDEAAWLQRLQQALGWRVGRLLGSGERSAYPIVQVLAGRLTDARAVLLGNAAQTLHPLGAQGFNLGLRDALTLAELIERDRTDPGAPALLQQYAQRREQDRQRTVAFSGGLARLTANPAPLLRPLRSLGLLAAAQAAPLQSFLVGGAMGFRGDVPQLCRETTA; this is encoded by the coding sequence ATGAGCAAACGACATGACGTAGTGATCGTAGGCGGCGGCCTGGTCGGCGCCAGCCTGGCCATCGCCCTGGACCGCCTGGGCGTGGACGTGGGCCTGGTCGAGGCCGCGCCGCCGGGCGCGCTGCCGCCGGTGTTCGACCAGCGCAACCTCAGCTTCGCCGCGGCCACGGTCAATGCGCTGCGCGCGCTCGGTGTGATGCAGCGGCTGCGCGCGCCGACCGGGCCGATCCGGCGCATCCATGTCAGCCGCGAGGGCGATTTCGGACGGGTGCGGCTGGACGCGGCCGACTACGGGCGCGAGGCGTTCGGGCAGGTGGTGGTGGCGCGCGACTTCGGCGAGGCGCTGGAAGCGGGCTTGGCCGCCGCCGCGCACGTTCGCCGCTACCGGCCGGCGCAGTTCCTGGGGCTGGAGGCCGGCGACGACGCGTCGTCGCGGCGGCTGCGCATCGCCCTGGACGGCGCCACCGAGGTGCTGCAGGCGCGCCTGCTGGTCGGTGCCGACGGCAGCGCCAGCGCGGTGCGCGAGGCGCTCGGCATCGCCGCCGAGCGCCACGATTTCCAGCAGACCCTGTTCGTGGCGCGGGTACGCGGCAGCCGCCAGCCCGACGGCAGCGCCTACGAGCGCTTCCGCGACGAAGGCCCGACCGCACTGCTGCCGCGCGGCGACCGCCACTACGGCGCGATCCACGCGGTCGCCGCCGAGCAGGCCGACGCGGTGGCCGTGCTCGACGAGGCCGCCTGGCTGCAACGCCTGCAGCAAGCGCTGGGCTGGCGCGTCGGCCGCCTGCTGGGCAGCGGCGAGCGCAGCGCCTACCCGATCGTGCAGGTGCTGGCCGGGCGGCTGACCGATGCGCGCGCGGTGCTGCTCGGCAATGCCGCGCAGACGCTGCACCCGCTGGGCGCGCAGGGCTTCAACCTGGGCCTGCGCGACGCGCTGACCCTGGCCGAGCTGATCGAGCGCGACCGCACCGATCCGGGCGCGCCGGCGCTGCTGCAGCAATACGCCCAGCGCCGCGAGCAGGACCGGCAACGGACCGTCGCCTTCTCCGGCGGCTTGGCGCGGCTGACCGCCAACCCGGCGCCGCTGCTGCGCCCGTTGCGCAGCCTGGGCCTGCTGGCGGCCGCGCAGGCGGCGCCGCTGCAGTCGTTCCTGGTCGGCGGCGCGATGGGGTTCCGCGGCGACGTGCCGCAGCTGTGCCGGGAGACGACGGCATGA